The proteins below come from a single Chryseobacterium sp. MA9 genomic window:
- the rimO gene encoding 30S ribosomal protein S12 methylthiotransferase RimO, with protein MRTKSVGKKKINVVTLGCSKNVYDSEVLMSQLKANGKEVVHEDRGDIVVINTCGFIDNAKEESINTILDYVEAKNRGEVEKVFVTGCLSERYKPDLIKEIPDVDQYFGTRDLPMLLKHLGADYKHELVGERLTTTPKHYAYLKISEGCDRPCSFCAIPLMRGGHMSTPIEKLVLEAQKLAKKGTKELILIAQDLTYYGLDLYKKRALGDLLKELVKVEGVEWIRLHYAFPSGFPEDVLDIIREEPKVCNYIDIPLQHINSDLLKSMKRGTTHEKTDALLGKFREKVPDMAIRTTLIVGYPGETEERFQELKDWVREQKFDRLGCFTYSHEENTTAYVLEDDISQEVKEARVEEIMELQSQISWEKNQEKVGKIFRCIFDRKEGNYFIGRTEYDSPDVDNTVLVSAEDTYISIGEFADVKITSAEEFDLYGELV; from the coding sequence ATGCGTACAAAATCTGTAGGGAAGAAGAAAATCAATGTAGTCACTCTTGGGTGTTCCAAGAATGTATATGATTCTGAAGTATTAATGAGCCAGCTGAAAGCTAATGGCAAAGAAGTGGTTCATGAAGACCGTGGTGACATTGTTGTAATCAATACCTGCGGATTTATTGATAATGCTAAAGAAGAATCTATTAATACCATCCTTGATTATGTTGAAGCTAAGAATAGAGGAGAGGTTGAAAAAGTATTCGTTACAGGATGTTTATCAGAAAGATATAAACCGGATTTGATAAAAGAAATTCCGGATGTAGACCAATATTTCGGAACAAGAGACCTGCCGATGCTTTTAAAACATCTTGGAGCAGATTATAAACACGAACTGGTAGGAGAGAGACTTACAACGACTCCAAAACATTATGCCTACCTTAAAATCTCAGAAGGCTGTGACAGACCATGTTCTTTCTGTGCGATCCCTTTGATGAGAGGAGGCCATATGTCAACCCCCATCGAAAAACTGGTTTTAGAAGCTCAGAAACTGGCAAAAAAAGGGACAAAAGAATTAATTCTTATCGCACAGGATCTTACTTACTATGGTCTTGATCTTTATAAGAAAAGAGCGTTAGGAGATCTTTTAAAAGAATTGGTGAAGGTAGAAGGTGTAGAATGGATTCGTCTTCATTATGCCTTCCCAAGCGGTTTTCCGGAAGATGTTCTCGATATTATCCGTGAAGAACCTAAAGTATGTAACTATATAGATATTCCTCTTCAGCATATTAATTCCGATTTGTTGAAATCAATGAAGAGAGGAACTACCCATGAGAAAACAGATGCTCTTTTAGGAAAGTTCAGAGAAAAAGTTCCTGATATGGCGATCAGAACAACTCTTATTGTTGGATATCCTGGTGAAACAGAAGAAAGATTCCAGGAGCTTAAAGACTGGGTAAGAGAACAGAAGTTTGACAGATTAGGATGCTTTACTTATTCTCATGAAGAGAATACTACGGCTTATGTATTGGAAGATGATATTTCGCAAGAGGTAAAAGAGGCAAGAGTAGAAGAAATCATGGAATTGCAGTCTCAGATTTCGTGGGAAAAGAATCAGGAAAAAGTAGGAAAAATATTCAGATGTATTTTTGACCGTAAAGAAGGGAACTATTTTATTGGAAGAACGGAGTATGATTCACCAGATGTGGATAATACAGTTTTGGTTTCTGCTGAAGATACCTATATCTCTATAGGTGAATTTGCAGATGTTAAAATTACCTCAGCCGAAGAGTTTGATTTATACGGAGAATTAGTCTAG